The following is a genomic window from Canis lupus baileyi chromosome 30, mCanLup2.hap1, whole genome shotgun sequence.
GCTGTTTTCATAATGGTGCTAGTCTCACTAGTTCTGCTTCTGAGGTCACATCTGCCCCACTCTATAATTTCTTtgcactttttgtttctttactgtcaCTTACTCTACACACACCTCTGGTCTCCTCCAAACTTGTCTCCAAATTAGACAGTTaatatttttccccttcttctccctGAATCATCCTTCACATTCTTACTTCCTACATACTTCTTAACCCCATTGGTACATGGAAGGTGCCCTTTTAAAGGTTATCAGGAACCttctgaaaaataattcagtAGCGTCAGTGCTTATTCCGTTTACTCTTTTATAACAACAGATActaattcctttttcttccttagtGAAATTTACTCTTccactggttttgttttgtttttcttccactgGTTTTTGCGATGCTACTCTCAccactcataaatggaatctcCTATCCATCTGACGGTTCCCTGTTGTTCACCTACCCTCATCTTTGCCTCTACCTGCCTGTTTCACCCTTTCCCACAGCACACCTCCTTTCCTAAGGATTAGTAGTAGTCACATTAAAATTGTGGAATGCTGTGGAGCAAGTAAGCAAGTGAAGGCTAGCTACAGAATCTAACTAGTAATTGTGGCCTGAATTTATTAAACATCTTCATAGAAGCAAATATTACACTTATAAATGAAACTTGAGCTCACCACAGTTTTTAAATTAGAGATTTTTGTTATCTTAATTCATGTGTGAAACAAATCTGCAAACATGACTTTTTGGTAACATTAGCAGTCCATTTAGGAGCATAATTTCTAGAGTTAAATAGTGAAGATACCTTCAAcaataaattaaggaaaatttttaTATCTGTAGAAAAGTGAATGTGCCCTTTGTGATTACAAATGACTTGGCTTTGCTCTCTTCATATCTAagtgtctttttctttatatacatataacattgtTTAACATTTTCCTGTCAGAAAGTCAGATGTGACTCTAAATATTGAGATTTCAATATGTAGCAATTAATAAGACTTAAAATACTACTTATGTCACTATATTATCAGCATAATATCTgattatttgtgtgtatgtgtttaaagTTAATCTTAACTGAGGTGTCTTAAAGAGGTTTGTAATTATAAggaggtttttccttttttttttttttttttttttaaggaaaaagggcATTTGTGTGTAgggattttaactttttattaatttttcttttacctacccaaagaaatgaagaagttgTGGGCAGAGCTTCCTTTCCCATGCAGTTCTTTCCAATAAATACTGCAGCTTTACCTcaaggatattttttctttcagaagatGGTAAGTTTGATATGCCTTTGGTTCAATATATAATATGATACAGACTGTGATGGAACTATGGTTCTCAAATCTAagcctgaggtgaaggcagaagCTGCCCTGAGCACTGTCCCCCCAGTGGCAGGCAGTCTGCTCTAACACAGTCCTCTTCAATCGCACACCTAGTATTTTAGCAAGTGTGTCAACACAGAAGGGGTAGATGGTAATGATGCTGCACCATGgtccaaataaaatataagtagagagtcctcatttaaatttaaatttaatttaatttggatTCTGAGTGGTAAATTACATTATTTCCAAAGACTCTCAGAAATAGGTTCTGGGCTAGAAATCATAATTATAGTCACAATAAGTTAAAGGggaacttcaggaaaaaaaattttttttttccaactcctCATTTTATACATAATAAATTGAGGTCCAGGGTTGTTAATCAATAGGCCCAACGTAACACAGTTGTTAGTGACAGATGTGGGACTATAATACAGGTATTGTGATTCAGGGTGTGATTGCTGTAAACATCCAACATATATGTGAGCTTCAGATTTCTCAAATagccattttcattttgtaaacatAAGGAATGGAGAATTTAACTTTTgggaaaattttttcttaattataatgagatatttaaaaacaaccaGTTCTTATCCAAAACTGTTATTATCCTTCTTCCCAGCATTTTTTATCCAtagaagagatgagaaaaacacttacacacacatacacatgcacacaagttCATAATGTCTCTGAATCTTTAGTCTACTTTGAATAATTAGAAATTTGAGTTAAAAACAAGACAGGTTCTCTCTATCTTAATTGTTGACAAACATGCTACATACCCTAGTGTGGCCATTAGCCACATGTGAAACTAAGGAGCTGAGTTCTTAGTCttgtttaattttaacttttattaaaatgtaaaagcagaTAACTTGGTTCagttattagaatatttttaagaatatttgcaAGAACTTGAGTATGTGAATCTACTTTTTCAGATGTAAATTTTTGGTAATCTAAATTCAGATCCAGTGTTTTCAGTGAAAATGTAGcatccaaattgagatgtgctataagTATAAATGCACATCAAATTTCAAAGACTTAGCATGGAAACGGgaaagtaaaatatctcattaatctTTTACCTGTTAATtatttacatgttgaaatgacaatatttggGATATTTGGAGGTAAATAAAATACGTCATTAatggcatctattttttttctatttctgtatcgCAGCTACTAGAAAATATGAAACTGTGTGTTATTGGATTATATTGTATTACATTTCTGTAAGGCAGCATCTGTATTGTAGTAAGTTGTACACGACCTTATAGGAAACTATCACAATTCTGTTGAGAAAAGTCACTGTTCTAACAGGTGGTTTAGTTGGCTTGTAGTTATTTGTATAATGTGTGTAAACTGTtaactttttctttaacattttgagCTTGTTTTGGTAATGATTGACTTTTTTCCGCAGCAGTGGCCTGCGTATAATCCAGCCCTCCAGCTTCCTTACTATGAGATGGCAGCATCACTTCCTAATAGCACAGCTGCGTCGTCTTCGCTAAATTGTGTTCCAGATCTGGAGGCTGGACCCAGCTCTTATGAACGGACTCACCAACAACCCAGTGACCCTGATCTTTATCAGACAAATAAACGAAAGCGGCAAAAACAAACCAGTGACAGTGATAGTAGCACAGAAAACAAGAGAGGAAATGAATATAGCCAAAAGTTCCGAAagtgtaagaaaaagaaaagattttagcCTTATGTTCAAGTGAAATTTGTCTGCCcaggtcttcattttctttaaaaaaaaaaaaaaaaaaaaaaaaaaaaaaaaacaaacctgtatTCTTCTAAATGACCAACTTTGTGGCTTTCTTgtgttttttgaaatatataattatctAATTTGCTGGCTTTATGTGAAATgacaaaaatttataaataatatgatGTAGTACTTTTTGTAATGGTATTTTTGACACATTGTCAACAAGAAATACACTCTGAGTTGTTATATTTTGGTATGGATTATGAAATTACATGGAATTATCAATCAGAAGTCACTTACTGAGCGCTTATGATAAGGTACCATGCTCTCCTAGACTGTTGCCTGTCCGGAGTGGTGGATTTTCTGAATGAAGCTAGTGTAACTATTTAGGAGTTACATGTTcctaacaaagacaaaaaaacaggCTTTAGTTTCCTTTgtgaataacattttattttttatgtccaAATGTGTTTTTTCTGAGCCTTATTTTCCTACAGGTTTATCTCATAGAATGAGGATATGTGACAGTGATACCAAAGGAAAGATGATTATTATGGGACTAGTTTTTAGGTCCTTCTCTTTTTATATGATGTATATCAATAGGAATACCTGCCTCTTCACTTCTTGCTTAATTGTATGAAAATTAGTTGGCTATGACGGTATTTATTATCCACCTCTTTTGCCAGCTGGGTTTGAAATAGTATATCTGACATACTTAAATATTGATAATGAACAATAAATAGAATGGTATTTCATTAAtatatgatatttaatatttattatcaaaTCAGGTTTCCTGttttggttcatttatttttagaagacaatacatgtaaaattaatggtttatttggatattttgttAACTTTGTAGTTCATCATAAGCTAAAATGATGAAAGTATTTGTTTACTAAAGCTAATTAAAAGAATCCTGCAACTTCATTGGGAGGTACCCACCCACTTCAGTAGAAAAAGCTATGCTTAGATAATTCCTCTGCAGTTTGCATGGCACTTTATAgatctttgtttaaaataataaagatattttttatcaaaatgaaTTTAACTTTTGATTATAAATACACAATGCAGTAgagttttaaatacaaatattaatcCATTTCCACCTGATGAACATGAAGAATTAATTACTGCTTGATACAGCTTGATCCAAATATACTGTGTGTTCctgaatattcctttttttaccTTCACatttttgcaatttaaaaacattaacttcACCTCAGCCTTTtcttcaatccttttttttttttttttttgtaagattttatttatttatttgacagagagaaagagtgtgtgtgcacaagcaggggtagtggcaggcagagggagaagcaagccccctcggagcagggagcctgaactgggtctctgtcccaggactctggatcatgacctgagctgaaggcaaacacttacctgactgagccactcaggagccccctcctttttttttaaattcttataccTATAGTTCACCTTAGCCCTACATTATTTGATAATGATCAGCATTATAGAAAACATGTACATAAGAAATGTCtcttagcagtttttttttttaagattttatttattcattcatgagagacacggagagagagagagagaggcagagacaagcagagggagaagcagactccatgcagggagccggacatgggactcgatcccaggtctccaggatcatgccctgggccaaaggcaggcgctaaaccactgagccacccgggctgcccagtttttgtaatttttgtaaaaattaccTTGAAACACTGTTACATGAACTGAAATCTTAGAACTGCAAGTAAGTCTTGCAATTTCTTCCATCACAGGCAggaattaccctgataccaactTTAAAAAGCCAATTTGAACCAACCAGAAGGCAAATACACCTATTTGCCCTTGCTGTCtcgttaaaaaataaacaactttctttaaaatgttactATAATCTATAAtcctatataattttaaattatcaattttcccagtactatttgagttaaaaattatataaattatttgccTTAGAGGGTTTTATTTTATCGATTTTAATTCTCCATTCTCAAAatctattttatgtatgtacacGTCCTGTTGCAAATGCTAGAAGCAGCCTgtaattggagaaaaaaattagttctcttttattctcattcactaatttttttatttttttttatttttttttaaatttttatttattatttatgatagtcacacacagagagcgagagagagaggcagagacacaggcagagggagaagcaggctccatgcaccgggagcccgacgtgggattcgatcccggtctccaggatcgcgccctgggccaaaggcaggcgccaaaccgctgcaccacccagggatcccatcactaatttttttaaatgaatttttataatgcATCAGGCAGTGGCAAAACCATTGAGAAAAATTACTTAGAATTAAAGTTGGTCAAAAAATGGGTGCAAGAAAATATACCCTTGAAATTTTTCCTGAAATGATGCATCCTGAGCTATGGTTTCAAATAGCTATGTATAGCTAATAAGACGGTTGTCACCTTTGAAATCTTAGCATTAGATGCAATTATTAGATTAGCAATAACTAATTTATTATAACGTGACAAAGTTCTGATGtaatgttggtttttttgttcagagtgtaatgaaagaaaaagttagGAATTATGACACTTTCTTTAGCACTGTGCAGGTGCAGGAACATTGTACATTTGAGTAGTCAACCTCTTCCTTTGTGCAGCTAAATAAACTGTTGGGGAATTAGAAAGAGTTTCATCTCTTGCCAACACAGTACTTCTGAAACTGTCTCCAGACTGTCCTCCAGGTGCCGACTGAACACTCCCTCCTGAATGTCTCATTAGCAATACAAACTCAGTGCTTTCAGGATTACCCCAATTTTTGCCTTGCGCAATTTTCTTCTGTGGCCAGTGTTGGACTGGTTGCTGGAAGGTTAGAACGATTGTTGACCGCACTTTGGTGACTTAGCAGAGAACTGTTTCAGTGTCTCTTAGACCATGTGCCTACTTCAACAATAATAAAGCACTTTTGGTGTTAGGCagttaaggaaattaaaattagcCTGTTATTGGGACTAAGAGCAGAATGCAAAGATAAAGGTGATACCAGTTACTCAGCCCCATCtccatttaaatatgtttaagagCTGGGCGGACTGCTCAGGGTGGGTGTGGCTAGCGACAGATGTGGTTTAACTAGCTGCCTCTGGGTGGATGGCCTGGCTGTTTAGTTCCCCATCTTCCTTGTCCCTAGGGAGAAAGGCTTGGCGGAGTAGGGTTGGCTTTTAGAATACCATCTGGAAGAACTGATGGAACATCAACTGAACTGTTCAGGCCTGTAGTCAAAGCTCAGTTTGAAGTGTCCATATTCTACCTCTATTATCCATTTCTATATCTGTTTCATCCTGGTAAAGCTAGTTACATCAGAATTAGGAGcctctcattcatttatttcccatTAAGAAATATGAATTACTAGCCTGGGTTTGATTTTGGGTAAAGGAGCACTAATCTATAAATctttatagaaattatatttcaatgtGGAAAGTTCAgagaacattatttatttatttatttttaagattttatttacttattcatgagaaacatagagagtggcagagacagaagcaggatccatgtaaggagcccgatatgggattctgGACtacaggatcccgccctgagctgaaggcagatgctcaaccactgagcccccggggcgTCCCAGAGGACATCTTCTTAACAAAGGATGATGTCTGCTTCTATGCTTCAAGCCTGAGGAAGTTCAGTGAGCACAACTTTTCCAGTTTTCACTTAGTGGTATTTGCTGAAGTTCTTAGTGATGATGTTACAGCATCAGAATGGGTTCTGCAGGGTCACATGGTACCCCAACTGTGGATTAAGTTTATTACCAGTCATGCCTAACCTGCAAAAATTACTTCATGGGCCTGCAGAACTGCCTTAGCAGGTGAGATCAAGTAATCTATTATCTGGTTCCCAGTAAAATTTCCTTTCAAGTTTCCAACACCATCTTGTTATAGCATCAACAGGTTTTATGAGGATTAAGAAATACAGGGCCACTTGCATTTTAATTGGAAACCCTAACCACGATGTAAGGATAGACTCTCACATTTTTCTTGTGTTATAAAGTCTAGGAATGATTGACACCCAACAAGTTTACATAATATTATCTATTGCAAGGACCTGGATCTAGCAATAATTGTTTCAACTACTTGACCTTGTTTGGggataataaatgaaaacatgatttaaATGAATGCTGTTGATCAGCCCAACACACTATTTGAATCCTAATAATTATTGTCTTTGCTTCTATTTCTATATGAGAAAATTAGTAATGACCTGGATAGGAAAATAACTCAGCCCAGCTGCTTGCCCCAGGCTAACAACAAATCTTCATTGATTTTATCCCACCTCCAAGTTAATCACAAGGGAAACATTGCAGACTCTCCTGCTTGCCAGTCAAAACCCTGGGAGTTATTCTAGAATGACAGTTCCCTTCACTTCATTTCTAAGTGGTCATTAACTCCTCATTTGTGACCCTGTTCAGGTTCTTTTCATTTCCTGCTTGGAGTATTCATTAAAGCAAATCAATCAAAAAGGAATGATTATCATTCCAAACAGATTTTGGTGCTGAGGCAACAGACCTCACTGGAAAAGTTTGATCCCTTCATTCAAggaatttatgtgtttttttggCATTGATGGACAGTTAGAAAAGTGATTTCAGGATGGTGCTACAACATAATAGAGGCAAACACAGAATGCAGTGATGGAAGGGCGTGAGAGTCTCCATTCCTCAAGAAAATCCTGGGAGGAAGAAAGGCAATCACCTgaatacacaggaaaaaaaaaaaaaaaaaggacacctaGTAGTCTAACAATTTTCTATCCTGTCAACAGTTCTCACATTTTTAGCCCTGCTCTTCCACCTGTCTTTGGAAGACTCCAAGTTTTAAACCTGTACAAATAAAATGACTtaggacacctgagtgactcagtggttgagcgcctgccttcagctcagggcatgatcctggagacctgggatcgagtcccacattgggctccctgcatagaggctacttctccctctgcctgtgtctctgcctctctctctttctctctctctctcatgaataaataaaatcttaaaaaaaaaaaaaaaagtaaaatgacttGCCTCTTGTCAGTATCACCCCAACCTCTTGAGGATACAGGAACTTGGGTTATGgtgacatacatatatttttaaatcatgtttttatGGAACTGTCTAgtagaaagataataaataagataaataacatATAAAGTGAGATGTTAATAACTGATAGCTGCTGaggaagaatatatttatttaagggcAATGTTCAGGGATTAAAAACTCAAAGCAGGAGGGAAAGTAAGCCATGTGGATCTCTGAGGGAAGAAgtccagacagagggaacagcagatgAAAAGGCCCCAAGGAGGAAGCATtctagggaagaaagagaaggaagctAATATGGTGGAGGAAGTTgatcacaagaaaaaatgtgagctggggcatctggatggctcagtggttgagcatctgcctttggttcaggtcaggatcctgggatcctggaattgggtcccacatcaagctccttgcgggaagcctgcttctctgtctgcttgtgtctctgcctctctctctgtctcatgaataaaaatgaaatttaagaaagaaaagaatgtgagCAAAAGATAGTAGGAACTTTGTAACAACCCTGTTGTAACATTGTAACAACTCTGACTTCTATTCTTAATGGGGATGTCttgtggatggggtgggggagtgagggCCCTCACAAGGCCAGACCTATCAAGACTATCAAAGTTATCCAGTCAAGAAAAGATGTTTGTGTAGATCAAAACAGTAGCAATAGAAGTGGTCAGAACTCTAGgtgtcttttaaagataaagttgACAATTCACAAAGCATTCTAATGCTGGGAAAGAGGGAATGAATGGTCAACAAGGACTCCAAGGTATTTGGTCAGAGCAACTGGAAGAATTAAGTTATCATTTACTGATATGAAGATCTGGAGCAGAATTTTGGACGTGTTAATTATGATTTCCATATCAGAAACCTAATAAAAGATATCATGAAATTTGCATATCTAAGTCTGGAGTCCACGGGAAAGATGAAGGTTGAAGATTTAAACATTAGCATTATTGGCATACTGATGGTATTTCAAGTCTTGAGACTGGATGAGATCATCTAGGAAGTGTATGTAGATAGAAAGGAGATGCCCTCAGGTCTGTGCCCTGAGTATTGCCAGTATTTGTACCTCAGGGTATAAATGAGAAAGAACCTCCAGTAGAACGACAAGCAGAACATGGTGTCGAGGAATCCAAGTGAAGAAAGTGTttctggaaggaagaaataattagTTGCATC
Proteins encoded in this region:
- the RBM11 gene encoding splicing regulator RBM11 isoform X1, with amino-acid sequence MSKPPVSCKRSPLYTPGCPFESDGPLQPFIEPLRGKPEAGPLTKVTICKDREGKPKTFGFVCFKHPESVSYAIALLNGIRLYGRPINVQYRFGSSRSSEPANQSFENCIKINSHSYRNEEVVGRASFPMQFFPINTAALPQGYFFFQKMQWPAYNPALQLPYYEMAASLPNSTAASSSLNCVPDLEAGPSSYERTHQQPSDPDLYQTNKRKRQKQTSDSDSSTENKRGNEYSQKFRKCKKKKRF
- the RBM11 gene encoding splicing regulator RBM11 isoform X3; protein product: MFPPQEEADRTVFVGNLEARVREEILYELFLQAGPLTKVTICKDREGKPKTFGFVCFKHPESVSYAIALLNGIRLYGRPINVQYRFGSSRSSEPANQSFENCIKINSHSYRNEEVVGRASFPMQFFPINTAALPQGYFFFQKMQWPAYNPALQLPYYEMAASLPNSTAASSSLNCVPDLEAGPSSYERTHQQPSDPDLYQTNKRKRQKQTSDSDSSTENKRGNEYSQKFRKCKKKKRF
- the RBM11 gene encoding splicing regulator RBM11 isoform X2: MSKPPVSCKRSPLYTPGCPFESDGPLQPFIEPLRGKPEAGPLTKVTICKDREGKPKTFGFVCFKHPESVSYAIALLNGIRLYGRPINVQYRFGSSRSSEPANQSFENCIKINSHSYRNEEVVGRASFPMQFFPINTAALPQGYFFFQKMWPAYNPALQLPYYEMAASLPNSTAASSSLNCVPDLEAGPSSYERTHQQPSDPDLYQTNKRKRQKQTSDSDSSTENKRGNEYSQKFRKCKKKKRF